The proteins below are encoded in one region of Pangasianodon hypophthalmus isolate fPanHyp1 chromosome 6, fPanHyp1.pri, whole genome shotgun sequence:
- the rasa2 gene encoding ras GTPase-activating protein 2 isoform X3, with product MAEEDETKIRILQSLRGKICEGRNLGIGSGSNRLRDIGTFCTISLDQEEVFRTKVYDRSLSPFYGEDFYFEIPRPFQCLSFYVYAKSVFQRDLTIGKVALRKEELCNYSGKEHWFPLQPVDANSEVQGKVHLEMKLNEVITDNGPASSRLQVRIIECQGLPLISGQACDSYASVTLIGPARSDQRKTKVKKKTSDPHFDETIYFEVSRASNYNRKNFQVEDEDIEKLEIKVELWNNGNLAQDVFLGETRVSVKILRNDLVHKAWYLLQPRGNGVKCKPDDLGSLRLNVCYTEDNVLPSNSYINLRNLLLKSPDVQPISASAAHILGDVCRDRSEASLPLVRLLLHNNRLLPFLMAIAALELENTQEANTIFRGNSLATRCIDDMMKMVGRNYLNITLKPVLDEICESNKTCEIDPIKLKEGDNVEVNKENLQIYVQKVFSSITESSTSCPPLMCDVFQSLRQLASDRFPSDPHVQYSAVSSFVFLRFFAVAVLSPHTFQLRPHHPDPEVCRTLTLISKTIQTLGSWSSLSKSKLSSFKETYMCDFFKLFQEDKCIEKVKKFLDDISSNVCKGTSGAEDSVVLKEGEVHKRAQGRKRLGQKNFKKRWLRVTSRELSYHKQKGKCPLCVIPVKSITGVEKVDESTFNRKNMFQVIFSDKPLYVQAGNCVEASEWIDVLTQLIRCNTDRLGVFHPAVSSRDSTLANIQLEIDCDRETERIFSLFSASLPRLQKMEDACASMSVYLGQQKEQEEYSAFVIQDPKETFRTIKEIKEVLEDLQLKHNAIELTDQPGTIENPIVGKRS from the exons gtgaaGGCAGGAACCTAGGTATCGGTTCTGGATCAAATCGTCTCCGAGACATTGGTACATTTTGCACCATCAGTCTGGACCAGGAGGAAGTGTTCCGCACTAAAGTGTATGACAGGAGTCTGAG cCCGTTTTATGGGGAAGATTTCTACTTTGAGATCCCTCGGCCGTTCCAGTGTCTGTCCTTCTACGTTTACGCCAAGAGTGTATTTCAGAGGGACCTGACCATCG ggaaGGTGGCTCTCAGGAAGGAGGAGTTGTGTAATTACAGTGGGAAGGAGCACTGGTTCCCACTGCAGCCTGTGGATGCAAACTCAGAGGTGCAG ggGAAGGTTCATCTAGAGATGAAGCTTAATGAAGTGATCACAGATAACGGGCCTGCCTCTTCGCGCCTGCAGGTCAG gaTAATCGAGTGCCAGGGTTTACCGTTAATCAGTGGGCAGGCCTGCGACTCTTACGCTTCTGTAACACTCATCGGCCCTGCAAg GTCAGATCAGAGGAAAACGAAGGTGAAGAAGAAAACCAGTGACCCTCACTTTGATGAGACAATTTACTTTGAG gtttccAGGGCAAGCAACTACAACAGGAAGAACTTCCAGGTAGAGGATGAGGACATTGAGAAGCTAGAGATCAA GGTGGAGTTATGGAATAATGGGAATCTGGCTCAGGATGTGTTTCTGGGTGAAACAAGAGTGTCAGTGAAGATCCTGAGAAATGACCTCGTACACAAAGCTTG GTATCTCCTCCAGCCGAGAGGTAATGGTGTGAAGTGTAAGCCTGATGATCTCGGCTCTTTGCGTTTAAACGTGTGTTACACTGAGGACAACGTGCTGCCATCAAACAGCTACATTAACCTGAGAAACCTACTGCTCAAATCACCTGAcgtacag CCAATCTCAGCATCTGCTGCTCATATTCTGGGTGACGTGTGTAGAGATCGATCGGAAGCCTCACTGCCTTTAGTGCGACTTTTACTGCATAACAACAGACTGCTGCCTTTTCTCATGGCTATTGCTGCCTTAGAGCTGGAGAACACAca AGAGGCGAACACCATCTTCCGTGGGAATTCTCTGGCCACACGCTGTATCGATGATATGATGAAGATGGTGGGACGGAATTATCTGAACATCACACTGAAGCCTGTGCTGGATGAG atttgtgaATCCAATAAAACATGTGAAATCGATCCAATCAAACTGAAGGAGGGAGATAACGTTGAGGTCAACAAG gagaacCTGCAGATCTATGTTCAAAAGGTGTTCTCGTCCATTACGGAGTCAAGTACGAGTTGTCCACCTCTGATGTGTGACGTTTTCCAATCCCTACGTCAGCTCGCCTCTGACCGCTTTCCCA GTGATCCTCATGTTCAGTATTCTGCGGTGAGCAGTTTTGTGTTCCTGAGGTTTTTTGCTGTAGCTGTGCTCTCTCCACACACCTTCCAGCTGCGGCCACACCATCCA gATCCAGAAGTTTGCCGAACTCTCACACTCATCTCTAAAACCATCCAGACGCTGGGCAGCTGGAGCAGCCTGTCTAAAAGCAAATTG TCGAGCTTCAAAGAGACCTACATGTGTGATTTCTTCAAATTATTCCAGGAAGATAAATGTATAGAGAAAGTGAAGAAG TTTTTAGATGACATCTCATCCAACGTGTGTAAAGGCACCAGCGGAGCAGAAGATTCGGTTGTGCTGAAAGAGGG agaGGTCCACAAGCGAGCCCAAGGTAGAAAGCGTCTAGGGCAGAAGAACTTTAAGAAGCGATGGTTGAGAGTGACCAGTCGAGAGCTGTCATACCATAAACAAAAag gGAAATGTCCACTCTGTGTGATTCCTGTAAAGAGCATCACAGGAGTAGAAAAAGTGGATGAGAGCACCTTCAACCGCAAAAAC ATGTTCCAGGTGATCTTCAGTGATAAGCCCCTGTATGTCCAAGCAGGTAACTGTGTTGAGGCGAGTGAATGGATCGATGTGCTGACTCAGCTCATCCGCTGCAATACTGATCGACTTGGTGTGTTCCATCCGGCTGTCAGCAGCAGAga cagcaCACTGGCGAATATCCAGCTGGAGATTGACtgcgacagagagacagagaggattTTCTCGCTGTTCAGTGCCAGTTTACCCCGTCTGCAGAAAATGGAGG atgcctGTGCCAGTATGTCGGTGTACCTGGGCCAGCAGAAGGAGCAGGAGGAGTACTCTGCCTTCGTTATTCAGGACCCGAAGGAGACGTTCCGCACCATTAAGGAAATCAAAGAAGTCCTGGAGGACCTGCAGCTCAAACACAATGCCATCGAGCTCACAGACCAGCCAGGGacaat TGAGAATCCGATCGTGGGGAAGAGGTCCTGA
- the rasa2 gene encoding ras GTPase-activating protein 2 isoform X2, producing MLCIGLTDIWDYLSHTLGKQLSLCCFQTGRHIISLPSNVDFLACVMNINVQKPCAVLHFLMFLYVCFSPFYGEDFYFEIPRPFQCLSFYVYAKSVFQRDLTIGKVALRKEELCNYSGKEHWFPLQPVDANSEVQGKVHLEMKLNEVITDNGPASSRLQVRIIECQGLPLISGQACDSYASVTLIGPARSDQRKTKVKKKTSDPHFDETIYFEVSRASNYNRKNFQVEDEDIEKLEIKVELWNNGNLAQDVFLGETRVSVKILRNDLVHKAWYLLQPRGNGVKCKPDDLGSLRLNVCYTEDNVLPSNSYINLRNLLLKSPDVQPISASAAHILGDVCRDRSEASLPLVRLLLHNNRLLPFLMAIAALELENTQEANTIFRGNSLATRCIDDMMKMVGRNYLNITLKPVLDEICESNKTCEIDPIKLKEGDNVEVNKENLQIYVQKVFSSITESSTSCPPLMCDVFQSLRQLASDRFPSDPHVQYSAVSSFVFLRFFAVAVLSPHTFQLRPHHPDPEVCRTLTLISKTIQTLGSWSSLSKSKLSSFKETYMCDFFKLFQEDKCIEKVKKFLDDISSNVCKGTSGAEDSVVLKEGEVHKRAQGRKRLGQKNFKKRWLRVTSRELSYHKQKGKCPLCVIPVKSITGVEKVDESTFNRKNMFQVIFSDKPLYVQAGNCVEASEWIDVLTQLIRCNTDRLGVFHPAVSSRDTLANIQLEIDCDRETERIFSLFSASLPRLQKMEDACASMSVYLGQQKEQEEYSAFVIQDPKETFRTIKEIKEVLEDLQLKHNAIELTDQPGTIENPIVGKRS from the exons ATGTTGTGCATTGGTTTGACTGATATCTGGGACTACCTTTCACATACCTTAGGAAAACAGTTGTCCTTATGCTGCTTTCAGACTGGAAGACACATTATCTCGCTGCCCAGCAATGTTGACTTTCTGGCATGTGTGATGAACATTAATGTGCAGAAGCCCTGTGCTGTGTTGCATTTCCTCATGttcttgtatgtgtgtttcagcCCGTTTTATGGGGAAGATTTCTACTTTGAGATCCCTCGGCCGTTCCAGTGTCTGTCCTTCTACGTTTACGCCAAGAGTGTATTTCAGAGGGACCTGACCATCG ggaaGGTGGCTCTCAGGAAGGAGGAGTTGTGTAATTACAGTGGGAAGGAGCACTGGTTCCCACTGCAGCCTGTGGATGCAAACTCAGAGGTGCAG ggGAAGGTTCATCTAGAGATGAAGCTTAATGAAGTGATCACAGATAACGGGCCTGCCTCTTCGCGCCTGCAGGTCAG gaTAATCGAGTGCCAGGGTTTACCGTTAATCAGTGGGCAGGCCTGCGACTCTTACGCTTCTGTAACACTCATCGGCCCTGCAAg GTCAGATCAGAGGAAAACGAAGGTGAAGAAGAAAACCAGTGACCCTCACTTTGATGAGACAATTTACTTTGAG gtttccAGGGCAAGCAACTACAACAGGAAGAACTTCCAGGTAGAGGATGAGGACATTGAGAAGCTAGAGATCAA GGTGGAGTTATGGAATAATGGGAATCTGGCTCAGGATGTGTTTCTGGGTGAAACAAGAGTGTCAGTGAAGATCCTGAGAAATGACCTCGTACACAAAGCTTG GTATCTCCTCCAGCCGAGAGGTAATGGTGTGAAGTGTAAGCCTGATGATCTCGGCTCTTTGCGTTTAAACGTGTGTTACACTGAGGACAACGTGCTGCCATCAAACAGCTACATTAACCTGAGAAACCTACTGCTCAAATCACCTGAcgtacag CCAATCTCAGCATCTGCTGCTCATATTCTGGGTGACGTGTGTAGAGATCGATCGGAAGCCTCACTGCCTTTAGTGCGACTTTTACTGCATAACAACAGACTGCTGCCTTTTCTCATGGCTATTGCTGCCTTAGAGCTGGAGAACACAca AGAGGCGAACACCATCTTCCGTGGGAATTCTCTGGCCACACGCTGTATCGATGATATGATGAAGATGGTGGGACGGAATTATCTGAACATCACACTGAAGCCTGTGCTGGATGAG atttgtgaATCCAATAAAACATGTGAAATCGATCCAATCAAACTGAAGGAGGGAGATAACGTTGAGGTCAACAAG gagaacCTGCAGATCTATGTTCAAAAGGTGTTCTCGTCCATTACGGAGTCAAGTACGAGTTGTCCACCTCTGATGTGTGACGTTTTCCAATCCCTACGTCAGCTCGCCTCTGACCGCTTTCCCA GTGATCCTCATGTTCAGTATTCTGCGGTGAGCAGTTTTGTGTTCCTGAGGTTTTTTGCTGTAGCTGTGCTCTCTCCACACACCTTCCAGCTGCGGCCACACCATCCA gATCCAGAAGTTTGCCGAACTCTCACACTCATCTCTAAAACCATCCAGACGCTGGGCAGCTGGAGCAGCCTGTCTAAAAGCAAATTG TCGAGCTTCAAAGAGACCTACATGTGTGATTTCTTCAAATTATTCCAGGAAGATAAATGTATAGAGAAAGTGAAGAAG TTTTTAGATGACATCTCATCCAACGTGTGTAAAGGCACCAGCGGAGCAGAAGATTCGGTTGTGCTGAAAGAGGG agaGGTCCACAAGCGAGCCCAAGGTAGAAAGCGTCTAGGGCAGAAGAACTTTAAGAAGCGATGGTTGAGAGTGACCAGTCGAGAGCTGTCATACCATAAACAAAAag gGAAATGTCCACTCTGTGTGATTCCTGTAAAGAGCATCACAGGAGTAGAAAAAGTGGATGAGAGCACCTTCAACCGCAAAAAC ATGTTCCAGGTGATCTTCAGTGATAAGCCCCTGTATGTCCAAGCAGGTAACTGTGTTGAGGCGAGTGAATGGATCGATGTGCTGACTCAGCTCATCCGCTGCAATACTGATCGACTTGGTGTGTTCCATCCGGCTGTCAGCAGCAGAga caCACTGGCGAATATCCAGCTGGAGATTGACtgcgacagagagacagagaggattTTCTCGCTGTTCAGTGCCAGTTTACCCCGTCTGCAGAAAATGGAGG atgcctGTGCCAGTATGTCGGTGTACCTGGGCCAGCAGAAGGAGCAGGAGGAGTACTCTGCCTTCGTTATTCAGGACCCGAAGGAGACGTTCCGCACCATTAAGGAAATCAAAGAAGTCCTGGAGGACCTGCAGCTCAAACACAATGCCATCGAGCTCACAGACCAGCCAGGGacaat TGAGAATCCGATCGTGGGGAAGAGGTCCTGA
- the rasa2 gene encoding ras GTPase-activating protein 2 isoform X1 yields MLCIGLTDIWDYLSHTLGKQLSLCCFQTGRHIISLPSNVDFLACVMNINVQKPCAVLHFLMFLYVCFSPFYGEDFYFEIPRPFQCLSFYVYAKSVFQRDLTIGKVALRKEELCNYSGKEHWFPLQPVDANSEVQGKVHLEMKLNEVITDNGPASSRLQVRIIECQGLPLISGQACDSYASVTLIGPARSDQRKTKVKKKTSDPHFDETIYFEVSRASNYNRKNFQVEDEDIEKLEIKVELWNNGNLAQDVFLGETRVSVKILRNDLVHKAWYLLQPRGNGVKCKPDDLGSLRLNVCYTEDNVLPSNSYINLRNLLLKSPDVQPISASAAHILGDVCRDRSEASLPLVRLLLHNNRLLPFLMAIAALELENTQEANTIFRGNSLATRCIDDMMKMVGRNYLNITLKPVLDEICESNKTCEIDPIKLKEGDNVEVNKENLQIYVQKVFSSITESSTSCPPLMCDVFQSLRQLASDRFPSDPHVQYSAVSSFVFLRFFAVAVLSPHTFQLRPHHPDPEVCRTLTLISKTIQTLGSWSSLSKSKLSSFKETYMCDFFKLFQEDKCIEKVKKFLDDISSNVCKGTSGAEDSVVLKEGEVHKRAQGRKRLGQKNFKKRWLRVTSRELSYHKQKGKCPLCVIPVKSITGVEKVDESTFNRKNMFQVIFSDKPLYVQAGNCVEASEWIDVLTQLIRCNTDRLGVFHPAVSSRDSTLANIQLEIDCDRETERIFSLFSASLPRLQKMEDACASMSVYLGQQKEQEEYSAFVIQDPKETFRTIKEIKEVLEDLQLKHNAIELTDQPGTIENPIVGKRS; encoded by the exons ATGTTGTGCATTGGTTTGACTGATATCTGGGACTACCTTTCACATACCTTAGGAAAACAGTTGTCCTTATGCTGCTTTCAGACTGGAAGACACATTATCTCGCTGCCCAGCAATGTTGACTTTCTGGCATGTGTGATGAACATTAATGTGCAGAAGCCCTGTGCTGTGTTGCATTTCCTCATGttcttgtatgtgtgtttcagcCCGTTTTATGGGGAAGATTTCTACTTTGAGATCCCTCGGCCGTTCCAGTGTCTGTCCTTCTACGTTTACGCCAAGAGTGTATTTCAGAGGGACCTGACCATCG ggaaGGTGGCTCTCAGGAAGGAGGAGTTGTGTAATTACAGTGGGAAGGAGCACTGGTTCCCACTGCAGCCTGTGGATGCAAACTCAGAGGTGCAG ggGAAGGTTCATCTAGAGATGAAGCTTAATGAAGTGATCACAGATAACGGGCCTGCCTCTTCGCGCCTGCAGGTCAG gaTAATCGAGTGCCAGGGTTTACCGTTAATCAGTGGGCAGGCCTGCGACTCTTACGCTTCTGTAACACTCATCGGCCCTGCAAg GTCAGATCAGAGGAAAACGAAGGTGAAGAAGAAAACCAGTGACCCTCACTTTGATGAGACAATTTACTTTGAG gtttccAGGGCAAGCAACTACAACAGGAAGAACTTCCAGGTAGAGGATGAGGACATTGAGAAGCTAGAGATCAA GGTGGAGTTATGGAATAATGGGAATCTGGCTCAGGATGTGTTTCTGGGTGAAACAAGAGTGTCAGTGAAGATCCTGAGAAATGACCTCGTACACAAAGCTTG GTATCTCCTCCAGCCGAGAGGTAATGGTGTGAAGTGTAAGCCTGATGATCTCGGCTCTTTGCGTTTAAACGTGTGTTACACTGAGGACAACGTGCTGCCATCAAACAGCTACATTAACCTGAGAAACCTACTGCTCAAATCACCTGAcgtacag CCAATCTCAGCATCTGCTGCTCATATTCTGGGTGACGTGTGTAGAGATCGATCGGAAGCCTCACTGCCTTTAGTGCGACTTTTACTGCATAACAACAGACTGCTGCCTTTTCTCATGGCTATTGCTGCCTTAGAGCTGGAGAACACAca AGAGGCGAACACCATCTTCCGTGGGAATTCTCTGGCCACACGCTGTATCGATGATATGATGAAGATGGTGGGACGGAATTATCTGAACATCACACTGAAGCCTGTGCTGGATGAG atttgtgaATCCAATAAAACATGTGAAATCGATCCAATCAAACTGAAGGAGGGAGATAACGTTGAGGTCAACAAG gagaacCTGCAGATCTATGTTCAAAAGGTGTTCTCGTCCATTACGGAGTCAAGTACGAGTTGTCCACCTCTGATGTGTGACGTTTTCCAATCCCTACGTCAGCTCGCCTCTGACCGCTTTCCCA GTGATCCTCATGTTCAGTATTCTGCGGTGAGCAGTTTTGTGTTCCTGAGGTTTTTTGCTGTAGCTGTGCTCTCTCCACACACCTTCCAGCTGCGGCCACACCATCCA gATCCAGAAGTTTGCCGAACTCTCACACTCATCTCTAAAACCATCCAGACGCTGGGCAGCTGGAGCAGCCTGTCTAAAAGCAAATTG TCGAGCTTCAAAGAGACCTACATGTGTGATTTCTTCAAATTATTCCAGGAAGATAAATGTATAGAGAAAGTGAAGAAG TTTTTAGATGACATCTCATCCAACGTGTGTAAAGGCACCAGCGGAGCAGAAGATTCGGTTGTGCTGAAAGAGGG agaGGTCCACAAGCGAGCCCAAGGTAGAAAGCGTCTAGGGCAGAAGAACTTTAAGAAGCGATGGTTGAGAGTGACCAGTCGAGAGCTGTCATACCATAAACAAAAag gGAAATGTCCACTCTGTGTGATTCCTGTAAAGAGCATCACAGGAGTAGAAAAAGTGGATGAGAGCACCTTCAACCGCAAAAAC ATGTTCCAGGTGATCTTCAGTGATAAGCCCCTGTATGTCCAAGCAGGTAACTGTGTTGAGGCGAGTGAATGGATCGATGTGCTGACTCAGCTCATCCGCTGCAATACTGATCGACTTGGTGTGTTCCATCCGGCTGTCAGCAGCAGAga cagcaCACTGGCGAATATCCAGCTGGAGATTGACtgcgacagagagacagagaggattTTCTCGCTGTTCAGTGCCAGTTTACCCCGTCTGCAGAAAATGGAGG atgcctGTGCCAGTATGTCGGTGTACCTGGGCCAGCAGAAGGAGCAGGAGGAGTACTCTGCCTTCGTTATTCAGGACCCGAAGGAGACGTTCCGCACCATTAAGGAAATCAAAGAAGTCCTGGAGGACCTGCAGCTCAAACACAATGCCATCGAGCTCACAGACCAGCCAGGGacaat TGAGAATCCGATCGTGGGGAAGAGGTCCTGA